Proteins co-encoded in one Cucurbita pepo subsp. pepo cultivar mu-cu-16 chromosome LG15, ASM280686v2, whole genome shotgun sequence genomic window:
- the LOC111776447 gene encoding vegetative cell wall protein gp1-like, protein MCYVGKATKIFIFIVTVLVVLGLVLGFGFMRHGLQKSHKCSGNSCFSPPVVFPNPNSATPGGAAPISASNQPQNPPNPPDSNPNPPPQNPIPAFPPPSDATPAFPPPSDATPASPPPPDVIPTTPPPPDVIPTSPPPPDTIPNPLPPPPPLLPASQSPPPPETEASPPLTPPSTTPVSPGPMHVQLRSSIRKTNKKF, encoded by the coding sequence ATGTGTTATGTTGGCAAAGCTACTAagatcttcatcttcattgtTACCGTTTTGGTGGTTCTTGGTCTAGTTCTTGGCTTTGGATTTATGCGTCATGGCCTCCAAAAATCCCACAAGTGCTCCGGCAACTCCTGTTTTTCCCCTCCGGTTGTCTTTCCCAATCCCAATTCCGCCACTCCCGGCGGCGCCGCCCCCATCTCGGCTTCCAATCAACCGCAGAACCCACCAAACCCACCAGATTCCAATCCCAACCCACCACCTCAAAATCCGATTCCGGCTTTTCCTCCTCCATCTGACGCTACTCCGGCTTTTCCACCTCCATCTGACGCTACTCCGGCTTCTCCGCCTCCGCCTGACGTTATTCCGACTACCCCACCTCCGCCTGACGTTATTCCGACTTCCCCACCTCCGCCTGATACCATCCCGAATCCCttaccaccgccgccgccgctgctgCCAGCATCTCAATCTCCACCTCCCCCAGAAACCGAAGCGTCGCCACCATTAACTCCACCCAGTACGACGCCAGTGAGTCCAGGTCCAATGCATGTTCAGCTACGATCGTCGATTCGTAAGACCAATAAGAAGTTCTGA
- the LOC111811656 gene encoding putative pentatricopeptide repeat-containing protein At3g11460, mitochondrial, whose protein sequence is MIAIATAILKSFLLHNASICKKSLHTNTVTNPKSALRFPLTSLQCGAILQSLTNNKSIAQGRKLHACMLTSGNLQNNTYLSSKLAAFYAACGRMIEAQVIFDGVALKNSFLWNFMIRGYASGGVIAYEALAMYRKMLRLGIVDNFTFPFVLKACGDLGLSEMGREIHTHVEVCGWDSDIYVNNSLLAMYLKFGNLDVARKVFDKMPDRDTTSWNTLISGYVRNNNAMEALMIFYLMGKAGLKADGTTLLALLSACVDLAAIKQGKEIHCYAIRNNYVSSNEFLMNSLIDMYSNCSSIAVARQLFEELKIKDTVSWNSIISCYQRSGDAFESLRLFCQMLIEETAAPDEITLVAVLGACEKITALQFGKSVHSYLTKIGIFLNSFLGTALIDMYAKCGELSCSYHVFCEMTQKNMVAWSAMIAAYGIHGRGKEAISVFNEMTANGISPDEGVLTSVLSACSHSGLVDEGKTIFNEMTIKYDIRPGPAHYLCLVDLLGRAGLLNEAYELVKRMEVEPSADIWAALLSACRLHRNVVLAEISAQNIFRTNPTRVSSYICLSNIYAAMKQWTAVEKVRTTMRNYGLKKPAGYSLIELDSQVHMFFVGDKSHQQTKDIYAKLKDISWRLKEKGHKPDTSSILYDVSEEQKEKMLWDHSERLAIAFALLNTPPGTKIRITKNLRVCADCHTVTKLISKLMDREIVMRDNHRFHHFIDGICSCGDFW, encoded by the coding sequence ATGATTGCCATTGCCACAGCTATTCTTAAATCATTCTTACTTCATAACGCAAGCATTTGCAAGAAATCTCTACATACAAATACTGTAACCAATCCCAAGTCCGCTCTGAGATTCCCACTTACTTCTCTACAATGTGGAGCCATTTTGCAATCACTCACCAACAACAAATCAATTGCACAAGGCCGGAAACTCCATGCCTGTATGCTCACATCTGGAAATCTTCAAAACAATACCTATCTCAGCTCCAAACTTGCTGCATTTTATGCGGCTTGTGGTCGCATGATAGAAGCCCAAGTGATATTCGATGGGGTTGCTTTGAAAAATTCATTCCTGTGGAATTTTATGATTAGAGGTTATGCTTCTGGTGGTGTTATTGCTTACGAGGCCCTTGCTATGTATCGTAAAATGCTAAGATTAGGAATTGTTGACAATTTTACTTTCCCTTTTGTTCTAAAAGCGTGTGGTGATCTGGGTCTTAGTGAAATGGGAAGGGAAATTCATACTCATGTGGAGGTTTGTGGGTGGGATTCAGATATTTATGTGAACAATTCTCTTCTAGCAATGTACCTGAAGTTTGGGAATTTGGATGTTGCAAGGAaggtgtttgataaaatgccCGACAGGGATACAACTTCTTGGAATACTCTGATTTCGGGTTACGTGAGGAACAACAATGCAATGGAAgctttaatgattttttatctAATGGGAAAGGCTGGGTTGAAAGCAGATGGGACTACTTTGCTTGCACTCCTCTCTGCTTGTGTTGATTTGGCTGCCATTAAGCAGGGGAAGGAGATCCATTGTTATGCTATACGCAATAATTATGTTTCTTCGAATGAGTTCCTGATGAACTCGCTGATTGATATGTACTCAAATTGCAGCTCTATTGCTGTTGCTAGGCAATTATTCGAGgagttgaaaattaaagataCTGTATCATGGAATTCTATAATTTCATGCTATCAACGAAGTGGAGAtgcttttgaaagtttaagactTTTCTGTCAAATGCTAATCGAAGAAACAGCAGCTCCGGATGAGATAACTCTCGTGGCTGTCCTAGGTGCTTGTGAAAAGATTACAGCCCTGCAATTTGGGAAGTCAGTCCATTCATATCTGACTAAGATAGGGATTTTCTTAAATTCCTTTTTAGGAACTGCCCTTATAGACATGTATGCTAAGTGTGGAGAATTATCTTGCTCTTACCACGTCTTTTGTGAGATGACTCAGAAGAATATGGTTGCTTGGAGTGCTATGATTGCAGCTTATGGAATTCATGGGAGGGGAAAAGAGGCTATATCCGTTTTCAATGAAATGACAGCAAATGGCATTAGtccagatgagggtgttctaACTTCTGTTCTATCAGCATGTAGCCATTCAGGCTTGGTTGATGAGGGCAAAACGATTTTCAATGAAATGACCATTAAGTATGATATCAGACCGGGACCTGCTCATTACTTATGTTTGGTAGATCTTCTTGGCAGAGCAGGGCTACTGAATGAAGCATACGAACTGGTAAAGCGTATGGAAGTCGAACCATCCGCTGATATATGGGCTGCACTCCTTTCTGCTTGTAGGCTTCATCGAAACGTCGTGTTGGCAGAGATTTCAGctcaaaatattttcagaACGAATCCAACAAGGGTTAGTAGCTACATCTGTCTTTCCAATATTTATGCTGCTATGAAACAATGGACTGCTGTGGAAAAAGTGAGAACTACAATGAGGAATTATGGATTGAAGAAACCAGCGGGGTACAGCTTAATTGAGCTTGATAGCCAGGTTCATATGTTCTTTGTTGGAGACAAGTCACACCAACAAACAAAAGATATATATGCTAAACTGAAGGACATAAGTTGGCGACTCAAGGAGAAAGGGCACAAGCCCGATACtagttcaattttatatgatgTCAGTGAAGAACAAAAGGAGAAGATGCTTTGGGATCATAGTGAGCGATTGGCAATTGCTTTTGCTCTTCTAAATACCCCTCCAGGGACCAAAATTAGGATTACTAAGAATCTTCGAGTATGTGCAGATTGCCACACGGTAACGAAATTAATATCGAAACTCATGGATCGAGAAATCGTCATGCGTGATAACCACAGGTTTCACCATTTTATCGATGGCATTTGTTCTTGTGGGGATTTTTGGTAA